CGCCATCCATGTCAGTGAGCTGTGTAATCAGCTCCGAAGCAAGGTGAGATGGCTCCACTGACCAAGATTGAGGAGAGAGACGCCGTGCCTCATTAGCGGCGTCAGCAGAGATCACCAACATAGCTCCATGTCTATGTTGACCGGCGGCCCGCGCTGCCGTCAGCAACGCCGGTTTGTCTAATTCAGGAAACAGTCGGTCGGCTAGGTCGATCAGATAATCCTCATCTAGCACATGTGTCGGCAGACTAGGGGTGCCGTCTTTGACGGCGAGGAGTACCACTCCCGCATGAGATAGCTCCCATACGCCACGAGATGTAAATGTCACGACGAAAATCGACTCAGTCTCTGGGTCGTAGTCGGAGCTAAGGAGTCCTAGGCCGTAGACCTTTTGCCCATCAGATAGAACATCCGCCCTCGGCCCGCTAGCTTCCAAAATTTTTCGCACGGCGAGCTTATTGCGCAGATGAACTGGACTTTGGAGTTTGACCGCAACATCGACTGCTGGATTGTCTGACTTAGCGAAAACCAAACGGCCTGAGCCTGCACGACCCTCATACGGCAACGCGGAAAGACTGTTCATCAACGAGTCGACATTACTGCCAGACCAGCACCCGGTACAGTACAGGATACCGCTCATTAGGGACTCTGTAGCCGTGCGGACCACTTCGCCAGAACCTGTGTCAAGGATTTCAAGACCAGTCCCTGGGTCAGGGAGATATAGGTGCCGAGTTGCGAGGTCAAGGATTCTCATCATGACGGCATGAAACAGGGAAGGCTGAATGGTGAGACGATCCCGAACGGTACTCTTGATCTGCGGTACAGCTGCGATGGCCAACTTTTCTACGCTGATGATTACGTGAACTTCGTAATCCCCAACTCGAACGGAGTTCGCGGCAAAGAACACCCTGCTCTCTTGGCCTGGTTTCGAGCCTAGCGTTTCCTCAAGTGCCTCAGCCCGCATGCGATTCAGCAGGCTTCTTTGGCGCATCTCATGAGTTCTTCGATCCGTGTTAAGGGCCTGGATTTCTGGATTGTCCCTGTACTTCTGTATGGCCAATTTTTTGACATCCGCTAGATCCGATGGCGCGAATAATTCATCCCCTTGTTCAATGCAAATGCTGAACTTATGCGGACCAGCTGCCTGAAAACCCACCAGTATAGTCTTCGGATTTCCCGTGAAGTCGATGGACTTGAGTACCAAATCGGACTCAATGTCCAGACCACTTCGAAAGATATCTTGAAATCCCCACATAAACTGCTCAATATATCGCTCAGCCATCGCCTGAACCTATTTTCCCTTCGCGTATGGTTGTGCGTCCTGGAATTCCCCACCCGCAAGTGCCGTGGCAGAACTGCCATACCGAACAGGCGACCACTCAGACAAATGCAGCGAACCTTGCGTGGGACGGTCTGTGAAGTAGGACCCCTGCAACCCCTCTCCAGTCTGCTGACCAATGGTGACTTCGGCAGCGCCCCTGTGCGGCTGACTCCTGTCTCGCACCTCAGGCCGTGGCGTATTGAGGTACTGCCAGCTAAGGCGCCAGCATCCGTCAGGATCCTTGATGAGTTTGGCGCGCTCGCTAACCGACTTCGATTCACCTGTAAAGAGAGTCACAGTGACATTAGAGGCGGTCTGAGAGATATATACGGCCGTTGGTATGGGAGGCAACTTCGTCTTGTCCGGCAAGACATACTGCGACACTGTCTCTCCGCGCCAAGTTCCTGCGATTAGCGGGACATCCGTGAAGTATCGAACGACCTTCCACTTCCAAATAAACCGCTCCCATAGTGCGAACACGAGGGTGGCTACTAGTCCGCCAATGGAGAAGATGCGGAAGGGGACTTGTGTCACGCCCTGACCGTCAAGAACTGCCAGCGCCAAACCCACGCCAGCGGCGATGGCGATGGATATACGAACTTTGAGGTTCATCGGTTGTCCGTCCTTGGGTGCGTTGAACGGGTTTAGCTGCCGGCATTCCATGCCTCGGAGTCAGCGTCGGAGTAGTTAATCGAATCTGGCGAACGCAATCGGGTCAGCTTTATAAAGAAGGGTGACGGTTGCTCGCCGGCTACTCGAACGATCTTGAAAATGGCCATGCTCACCAAAATCGGCGATATGCCACCACCAATGGGATGGCTATCGATGGCACCTGCATAGACGGCAAAGCCCTTGTCCTTGAGTTCGCCCAGGAGGCTAGTGATGCCTCGCTGGGCTTCTCGCATGGAAAATCGGGAGATCTCTATGTCTTCAGAAATCTCAAGGCAGTCCGTGAAGGTCTGGACTGCCGCATCGATGAGGTCTTCATCGTCCTCGGTGCAGCCATCCGGCTCGATCGTTGGCATCCAAGCATCAGAGATAGAGAGGATCGGCCAGAGGTCCCGACCTGTCTTCATGTGACTGAGTTGTACGACCTGTGGATTCTCCGGGGGCTTCGGCTTGGGCCCAGCAGGGGAGTTGACATCGATGATCTTGTCGATCTGCTTCTGGTTGAGCTTGCAGATCTCATCGGCGAGCGTCTTGAGCCCCCAGACCTCGATGGTGACGTCGAGGTACAGGGGGCGGAGGTCGTTGTCGATGTACTGGTCAACCTCGCCAGGCAGCGTGTCGTTGGTGAGGAAGCGCCATACCCTCACGTCACGGTGCTCTTTGAGGCAGCCCTCTAA
This is a stretch of genomic DNA from Kitasatospora fiedleri. It encodes these proteins:
- a CDS encoding diadenylate cyclase — translated: MAERYIEQFMWGFQDIFRSGLDIESDLVLKSIDFTGNPKTILVGFQAAGPHKFSICIEQGDELFAPSDLADVKKLAIQKYRDNPEIQALNTDRRTHEMRQRSLLNRMRAEALEETLGSKPGQESRVFFAANSVRVGDYEVHVIISVEKLAIAAVPQIKSTVRDRLTIQPSLFHAVMMRILDLATRHLYLPDPGTGLEILDTGSGEVVRTATESLMSGILYCTGCWSGSNVDSLMNSLSALPYEGRAGSGRLVFAKSDNPAVDVAVKLQSPVHLRNKLAVRKILEASGPRADVLSDGQKVYGLGLLSSDYDPETESIFVVTFTSRGVWELSHAGVVLLAVKDGTPSLPTHVLDEDYLIDLADRLFPELDKPALLTAARAAGQHRHGAMLVISADAANEARRLSPQSWSVEPSHLASELITQLTDMDGAVLVDPSGRCHAIGVILDGTARGEGDPARGSRLNNAVRYLGSEPPPTIVVVYSADGGIDILPRLSPRVREANVTEAVQSFIALATSRPPNFEKAYNAWDIVKSFEFYLTQAQCDALNDALNGLEDWRMENNDIRMEQPALKPNSAMNAAYWL
- a CDS encoding Cap15 family cyclic dinucleotide receptor domain-containing protein, whose protein sequence is MECRQLNPFNAPKDGQPMNLKVRISIAIAAGVGLALAVLDGQGVTQVPFRIFSIGGLVATLVFALWERFIWKWKVVRYFTDVPLIAGTWRGETVSQYVLPDKTKLPPIPTAVYISQTASNVTVTLFTGESKSVSERAKLIKDPDGCWRLSWQYLNTPRPEVRDRSQPHRGAAEVTIGQQTGEGLQGSYFTDRPTQGSLHLSEWSPVRYGSSATALAGGEFQDAQPYAKGK